In Akkermansia muciniphila, one DNA window encodes the following:
- a CDS encoding ATP synthase F0 subunit B, giving the protein MLNLIADQAWNPFAPFGVTSWEPFVANLIAFILMVVILRYLAFKPIQNVLEKRRRRIEEGEEMREESERQLASVKEQTHEMLVEAGEKGQEKIDAAKAAAARLLEEQEAEASRKAEEIVKKARQLAELEQQKEREALKEQFGQLVALAAAQVTGKMLTEEDQRRINREAIDSLDS; this is encoded by the coding sequence ATGCTGAATCTCATAGCTGACCAAGCCTGGAATCCTTTTGCTCCCTTCGGGGTAACGAGTTGGGAGCCTTTTGTTGCCAACCTGATCGCTTTCATTCTGATGGTGGTGATCCTGCGGTATCTGGCGTTCAAGCCCATCCAGAACGTTCTGGAAAAAAGACGCCGGCGGATTGAAGAAGGAGAGGAAATGCGTGAGGAAAGCGAGCGGCAGCTGGCTTCCGTCAAGGAACAGACGCATGAAATGCTGGTGGAAGCAGGGGAAAAGGGGCAGGAGAAAATAGACGCCGCCAAGGCTGCCGCCGCCCGCCTGTTGGAAGAACAGGAAGCGGAAGCCTCCCGGAAGGCTGAGGAAATCGTAAAAAAAGCCCGGCAGCTTGCGGAACTGGAACAGCAGAAAGAGCGTGAAGCGTTAAAAGAACAATTTGGCCAGCTGGTGGCCCTGGCTGCGGCCCAGGTTACCGGAAAAATGCTGACGGAAGAAGACCAGCGGAGAATCAACCGGGAAGCGATCGACAGCCTGGATTCCTGA
- the rffA gene encoding dTDP-4-amino-4,6-dideoxygalactose transaminase yields the protein MEIPFNQPHQHGPELDYIRDAIQRAHLCGDGYYTKKCHELLAERTGAGKVLLVHSGTAALEMAALLIDCRPGDEIIMPSYTFVSTANAFVLRGGVPVFVDIRPDTQNIDETLIEAAITDRTRAICVVHYAGVACEMDAIMEIAERHRLYVIEDAAQGVGSCYRGRRLGSIGHLGCYSFHETKNVISGEGGALLVNDPSLMERAEIIREKGTNRARFFRGQVDKYTWVDVGSSYLPGEMTAAYLYAQLEHGQEINGERLKWWNMYHRALAPLEEQGVLRRPCVPEHCTHNAHMYYVLLRSMEERARLINKLAEHGIKAVFHYIPLHSSPAGMRFGRSAGAMPHTDRTSDTLLRLPLYYDLGEEGCREVLRAGFGLEGVES from the coding sequence ATGGAGATTCCTTTCAACCAACCTCACCAGCACGGCCCCGAATTGGATTATATCCGGGATGCCATCCAGCGCGCCCATTTGTGCGGAGACGGCTATTACACGAAAAAATGCCATGAACTGCTCGCGGAACGCACCGGCGCCGGAAAGGTTCTGCTGGTTCATTCCGGAACCGCCGCACTGGAGATGGCGGCCCTGTTGATCGACTGCCGCCCGGGCGACGAGATTATTATGCCTTCCTATACGTTCGTCTCCACGGCGAACGCGTTTGTGCTGCGCGGCGGCGTTCCCGTATTCGTGGATATCAGGCCGGATACGCAGAATATTGACGAGACGCTGATAGAAGCGGCCATCACGGACCGCACCCGCGCCATTTGCGTGGTTCATTACGCGGGCGTGGCCTGTGAAATGGATGCAATCATGGAAATTGCCGAGAGGCACCGCCTGTACGTGATTGAAGACGCCGCCCAGGGCGTCGGCTCCTGTTACAGAGGGCGTCGGCTCGGTTCTATCGGCCATTTGGGCTGCTACAGTTTCCACGAGACCAAGAATGTCATTTCCGGGGAGGGAGGGGCCCTGCTGGTGAATGACCCCTCCCTGATGGAACGCGCGGAGATTATCCGGGAAAAAGGGACCAACCGGGCCAGGTTTTTCCGCGGGCAGGTGGACAAATACACCTGGGTGGACGTTGGTTCTTCCTATTTGCCCGGAGAGATGACCGCCGCTTATCTGTATGCCCAGCTGGAACACGGGCAGGAAATCAACGGCGAAAGGTTGAAATGGTGGAATATGTACCACCGCGCGCTGGCTCCACTGGAAGAACAGGGAGTGCTGCGGCGTCCGTGCGTTCCGGAGCATTGCACGCATAACGCCCACATGTATTACGTGCTGCTCCGTTCCATGGAGGAGCGCGCGCGCTTGATCAACAAGCTGGCGGAGCACGGGATTAAAGCGGTGTTCCACTACATTCCCCTCCATTCCTCCCCTGCCGGGATGAGGTTCGGGCGTTCTGCCGGGGCCATGCCGCATACGGACCGTACCAGCGATACGTTGCTGAGGCTTCCTTTGTATTACGATTTGGGGGAAGAGGGCTGCCGGGAGGTATTGCGGGCCGGATTTGGGCTGGAAGGAGTTGAATCATGA
- a CDS encoding DUF5069 domain-containing protein has protein sequence MMEEDWNDTFYDLFREAVGRYHEGHRNVDGFFTDQEIIFLSSIGCRTRELFDFVETYARTGEPSPTTVLLMAAARRDFFLTVQHGQFYQGKPVIGYDLPGFGDELSGLPYLPRLIAKARAKLVGSMGNDVIYCCENDRRFFRDHGNIHPADFLRVVWAAGDSDAKVYDYVRQCTLNVSSSVPENERA, from the coding sequence ATGATGGAGGAAGATTGGAACGATACGTTTTACGACCTTTTCCGCGAAGCGGTGGGGCGCTACCATGAAGGCCACAGGAATGTGGACGGCTTTTTTACGGATCAGGAAATTATCTTTCTGTCTTCCATTGGTTGCCGCACGCGGGAATTGTTTGATTTTGTAGAAACCTATGCCCGCACGGGAGAACCTTCCCCCACCACGGTTCTGCTGATGGCTGCGGCGCGCCGGGACTTCTTCCTGACCGTCCAGCACGGGCAGTTTTACCAGGGGAAACCTGTGATCGGGTACGATTTGCCGGGGTTCGGCGACGAACTCAGCGGCCTTCCCTACCTTCCGCGCCTGATCGCCAAGGCGCGGGCCAAGCTCGTCGGTTCCATGGGGAATGACGTCATTTACTGCTGCGAGAATGACCGCCGCTTCTTCCGGGACCACGGAAACATTCATCCAGCCGACTTCTTGCGGGTGGTTTGGGCCGCAGGAGACAGCGACGCGAAGGTGTATGACTACGTACGCCAGTGCACCTTGAATGTTTCCTCTTCCGTTCCGGAAAATGAGCGGGCGTAA
- the atpD gene encoding F0F1 ATP synthase subunit beta, translating into MNNTGILVQIIGAVVDADFSQAETLPALLNALEVDYEVDGRRKTLVLEVQQHIGDGWVRAVAMSSTDGLRRGMPVRDTGRPIEVPVGQCVLGRIFNVLGEAVDERGELSCAGMKSIHRGAPPLDEQSTSTEVLETGIKVIDLICPFLKGGKIGAFGGAGVGKTVLIMELINNIAKARSGLSVFAGVGERTREGNDLYNEMIESGVINLEKPEESKVALVYGQMNEPPGARLRVALSALTMAEYFRDEEHKDVLLFIDNIFRFSQAGSEVSALLGRTPSAVGYQPNLAEEMADLQERITSTKHGSITSMQAVYVPADDLTDPAPATTFAHLDSTVVLERSLAAQGLFPAVEPLSSTSKALAPEIVGNEHYEVARGVQMVLQRYKDLQDMIAILGMDELSEEDKLIVSRARKIQRFLTQPFHVAEVFSSIPGAYVPVAETVRGFKEILEGKLDMVPEDAFFMRGGIDDVLKEAK; encoded by the coding sequence ATGAATAACACAGGCATTCTCGTTCAGATCATCGGCGCTGTGGTCGATGCGGATTTCTCCCAGGCTGAAACGCTTCCCGCCCTGCTCAATGCGCTGGAGGTGGATTACGAAGTTGACGGCAGGCGCAAGACCCTGGTTCTGGAAGTCCAGCAGCACATCGGAGACGGCTGGGTCCGCGCCGTGGCCATGAGCTCTACGGACGGTCTGCGGCGGGGGATGCCCGTGCGCGATACGGGGCGCCCTATTGAAGTGCCTGTGGGGCAGTGCGTTCTGGGACGTATTTTCAATGTGCTGGGGGAAGCTGTGGACGAGCGCGGCGAACTCTCCTGCGCCGGCATGAAGAGCATCCACCGCGGCGCTCCGCCGCTGGACGAACAATCCACCAGCACGGAAGTGCTGGAAACGGGCATCAAGGTCATTGACCTTATCTGCCCCTTCCTGAAAGGCGGCAAAATCGGAGCCTTTGGGGGTGCGGGGGTAGGCAAAACCGTGCTCATCATGGAGTTGATCAACAACATTGCCAAGGCGCGCAGCGGCCTCTCCGTCTTTGCCGGGGTGGGGGAACGCACCCGTGAAGGGAACGACCTGTACAATGAAATGATAGAGTCCGGGGTCATCAACCTGGAAAAACCGGAAGAATCCAAGGTGGCGCTGGTGTACGGACAGATGAATGAACCTCCCGGCGCCCGTCTGCGCGTGGCCCTGTCCGCCCTGACGATGGCGGAATACTTCCGTGATGAGGAGCATAAGGACGTGCTGCTGTTCATTGACAATATTTTCCGTTTCTCCCAGGCGGGGTCGGAAGTGTCCGCCCTGCTGGGCCGCACGCCGTCCGCCGTGGGCTACCAGCCGAACCTGGCGGAGGAAATGGCGGATCTTCAGGAACGCATCACCTCCACCAAGCACGGTTCCATCACCTCCATGCAGGCCGTGTATGTTCCTGCGGACGACTTGACGGACCCGGCCCCGGCCACTACCTTCGCCCACCTGGACTCCACGGTGGTGCTGGAACGCTCTCTGGCGGCCCAGGGGCTCTTCCCGGCGGTGGAACCGCTGTCTTCCACATCCAAGGCCCTGGCCCCGGAAATTGTGGGGAATGAGCATTATGAAGTGGCTCGTGGCGTGCAGATGGTGCTGCAGCGCTACAAGGACCTTCAGGATATGATCGCCATTCTGGGTATGGATGAACTTTCGGAAGAAGACAAGCTCATCGTGAGCCGCGCCCGCAAGATTCAGCGCTTCCTGACCCAGCCGTTCCATGTGGCGGAAGTCTTTTCCAGCATTCCCGGAGCCTATGTGCCCGTGGCGGAAACCGTCCGGGGGTTCAAGGAAATCCTGGAAGGCAAGCTGGACATGGTTCCGGAGGACGCCTTCTTCATGCGCGGCGGCATTGATGACGTTCTCAAGGAAGCCAAATAA
- the atpG gene encoding ATP synthase F1 subunit gamma, whose protein sequence is MGNLRDIRRRIKSVKNTSQITRAMQMVASAKMRRAQDQAVKGRPYIRALAEVLYHLQDEIDTSNSPLMQTHGGADLVLLVNTDRGLCGGLNANLIKMVREQAPENAHYITIGRKLNAALAKLNERLEATWSLTDPLSLLELKPVFDFIVQKFKAGEYGRVFVAFSGFVNTMVQKPVFRQLLPIEPEPLMNMAKAGGSSLDGAEAHKQFLLEPSPAALLDTILPLYVFHGLVQIVLEARASEHSARMVAMKGATENAKNIIGGLTLDYNKARQTQITNELLEITTAMRAME, encoded by the coding sequence ATGGGCAATCTGAGAGATATCAGACGCCGGATCAAATCCGTCAAAAACACGTCCCAGATCACCAGGGCGATGCAGATGGTGGCTTCCGCCAAAATGCGCCGCGCTCAGGACCAGGCCGTCAAGGGCCGCCCCTACATCCGCGCCCTGGCGGAAGTGCTCTACCATCTCCAGGATGAAATTGACACCAGCAACAGCCCCCTGATGCAAACCCACGGCGGAGCGGATTTGGTGTTGCTGGTGAATACGGACCGCGGCCTCTGCGGCGGCCTGAACGCCAACCTGATCAAAATGGTCCGGGAACAGGCCCCGGAAAACGCCCATTATATCACCATCGGCCGCAAGCTGAATGCGGCGCTCGCCAAATTGAATGAACGGTTGGAGGCCACCTGGAGCCTGACGGATCCCCTTTCTCTGCTGGAACTAAAGCCGGTATTTGATTTTATCGTACAAAAGTTCAAGGCGGGGGAATATGGGCGCGTCTTCGTGGCTTTCTCCGGTTTTGTGAACACGATGGTTCAGAAGCCTGTCTTTCGCCAGCTTCTTCCCATTGAGCCGGAACCCCTGATGAACATGGCGAAGGCCGGCGGCTCCTCCCTGGACGGAGCGGAAGCCCATAAGCAATTTCTGCTGGAACCCAGCCCCGCCGCTCTGCTGGATACCATCCTGCCTCTTTACGTTTTCCACGGGCTGGTCCAGATTGTGCTGGAGGCCCGGGCGTCCGAACACTCCGCCCGCATGGTCGCCATGAAGGGGGCCACGGAAAACGCCAAAAACATCATCGGCGGCCTCACCCTGGATTACAACAAGGCGCGCCAGACGCAAATCACCAACGAACTGCTGGAAATCACCACAGCCATGCGCGCTATGGAATAA
- the atpA gene encoding F0F1 ATP synthase subunit alpha: MSNILQELEAEIKKATASVSQENVGVIRSVGDGVAKIEGLSGVMLNEMIEFPGGVMGLAMNLEEHEVGAVILGDDSRLKEGDTVKCSGRLLSVPVGRSLLGRVVNTLGEPIDGKGPIEAEAYYPVEKIASGIISRQSVSVPVQTGILPIDAMIPIGRGQRELIIGDRATGKTAIAMDTMIAQAEQNRLAEEGKLPDHQPLYNIYVAIGQKRANISRLVAKLEETGAMKYSIVVAASASDPAAMLYLAPYAGCAMGEYFMDKGEDALIVYDDLSKHAVAYRQISLILRRPSGREAYPGDVFYLHSRLLERAARINKEHGGGSLTALPIIETQAGDVSAYIPTNVISITDGQIFLETDLFYQGVRPAINVGISVSRVGSSAQTKIIKKLAGSIKLDLAQFTELQAFAQFGSDLDSSTKAKLARGQRIVELFKQNQYEPKSLGLEAADLYAMQKGYFDDVPVDRIKECQNAWEAVMQDQHPDLLESILKEKDLTPEIDAGLKAAIESFKLSWN; encoded by the coding sequence ATGAGCAACATACTTCAAGAACTCGAAGCAGAAATAAAAAAAGCCACGGCTTCCGTCAGTCAGGAAAACGTGGGCGTCATTCGTTCCGTGGGGGACGGCGTCGCCAAGATTGAAGGATTGAGCGGCGTCATGCTCAATGAAATGATAGAGTTCCCCGGCGGGGTGATGGGGCTGGCGATGAACCTGGAAGAGCATGAGGTGGGCGCCGTGATTCTGGGGGATGATTCCAGGTTGAAGGAAGGGGACACGGTCAAGTGCTCCGGCCGCCTTCTTTCCGTGCCTGTGGGCCGTTCCCTGCTGGGCCGTGTGGTGAACACGCTGGGAGAGCCTATTGACGGCAAAGGGCCGATTGAGGCGGAAGCGTATTATCCGGTGGAAAAAATCGCCTCCGGCATCATCTCCCGCCAGTCCGTTTCCGTTCCCGTCCAGACGGGCATCCTTCCCATTGACGCCATGATTCCCATCGGCCGCGGCCAGCGCGAACTCATCATTGGGGACCGCGCCACCGGGAAGACCGCCATTGCCATGGATACCATGATTGCCCAGGCGGAACAGAACCGTCTGGCGGAGGAAGGCAAGCTTCCGGATCACCAGCCCCTTTACAATATCTACGTGGCTATCGGCCAGAAGCGCGCCAACATCAGCCGCCTGGTGGCGAAGCTGGAGGAAACGGGAGCCATGAAATATTCCATCGTGGTGGCGGCTTCCGCCTCCGATCCCGCCGCCATGCTGTACCTGGCGCCCTACGCCGGCTGCGCGATGGGAGAATACTTTATGGACAAGGGGGAAGACGCCCTTATCGTTTATGACGACCTTTCCAAGCATGCCGTGGCCTACCGCCAGATTTCCCTGATTCTGCGCCGCCCCTCCGGCCGTGAGGCGTATCCGGGGGACGTATTCTACCTGCACAGCCGCCTGTTGGAACGCGCCGCGCGCATCAACAAGGAACATGGCGGCGGCTCCCTGACGGCTCTTCCCATTATTGAAACGCAGGCCGGCGACGTCTCCGCCTACATTCCTACGAATGTCATTTCCATCACGGACGGCCAGATATTCCTGGAAACGGACCTGTTCTACCAGGGGGTGCGCCCGGCCATCAACGTGGGTATTTCCGTCTCCCGCGTGGGTTCCTCCGCCCAGACGAAAATCATCAAGAAACTGGCCGGCTCCATTAAGCTGGATCTTGCCCAATTTACGGAATTGCAGGCGTTCGCCCAGTTCGGGTCAGATCTGGACTCCAGCACGAAGGCCAAGCTGGCCCGCGGCCAGCGCATCGTGGAGCTCTTTAAGCAGAACCAGTATGAGCCCAAATCCCTGGGGCTGGAGGCCGCTGACTTGTATGCCATGCAGAAAGGGTACTTTGACGATGTACCGGTGGACAGGATCAAGGAATGCCAGAACGCGTGGGAAGCGGTGATGCAGGATCAGCATCCGGACCTGCTGGAAAGCATCCTGAAGGAAAAAGACCTGACGCCGGAAATAGACGCAGGGCTTAAAGCCGCTATCGAATCCTTCAAGCTCAGCTGGAATTAA
- a CDS encoding F0F1 ATP synthase subunit delta: MKIGKDTQNAARRLFRLCMDGNAVAEDRVRLIARKIAERKPRNYAALLKAFSGMVEYAVKSRTATIQSAVPLTEEERSLIQAKLEARYGGALYYRWEVEPSLLAGVRIQVGDDVRDGSVRSRIDRLAAVARTLSN; this comes from the coding sequence ATGAAGATCGGAAAGGACACGCAAAATGCCGCCCGCAGACTGTTCCGGCTCTGTATGGACGGGAATGCCGTGGCGGAGGACCGCGTGCGTTTGATCGCCCGGAAGATTGCGGAACGCAAGCCCCGTAATTATGCTGCTCTGCTGAAGGCTTTTTCCGGCATGGTGGAATATGCGGTGAAGAGCCGTACAGCCACTATTCAAAGCGCCGTGCCCCTTACGGAAGAGGAACGTTCCCTGATTCAGGCCAAACTGGAGGCCAGATATGGCGGCGCCCTCTACTACCGCTGGGAGGTGGAGCCGTCTCTGCTGGCGGGTGTCCGCATCCAGGTAGGGGATGACGTGAGGGACGGTTCCGTGCGTTCCAGAATCGACCGTCTGGCTGCGGTGGCCCGCACCCTTTCCAATTAA
- a CDS encoding acyltransferase family protein, protein MSSLSDTKPQRIAAIDALRGFDMFFLTGGLALVVSGINLFYDRSPEWLVKHSTHVNWEGFAAWDLVMPLFLFIVGTAMPFSFSRRIGSEPVWKIYLKVARRVVVLFLLGMVVQGNLLSFEPSKMSLYCNTLQAIASGYLIAAICLLHLSVRWQVAVTGLLLVVYWLVIKFVPFSDPSVGFCAAGMLEPGRNLALLLDKYLMGNWQDKTNYAWILAQFGFGAMTMLGLLGGQMLKRVQGHGKKLAWLLGAGAGCLALGYVWSLDFPIIKRLFTSSMVLWAAGWCYLLLALFYLLTDVLKLNWLTFFFSVIGSNAIFVYMWVSLCPPTGNFSRVLFTGFSGCFGDADRFVFYLCNYALIWGVLYYMYKNRTFIKV, encoded by the coding sequence ATGAGTTCTCTTTCCGATACCAAGCCGCAGAGGATTGCGGCCATTGACGCCCTGCGGGGATTTGACATGTTTTTCCTGACCGGGGGGCTGGCTCTGGTTGTTTCCGGCATCAACCTTTTTTATGACCGGAGCCCCGAGTGGCTGGTGAAGCACAGCACGCACGTGAATTGGGAGGGGTTTGCCGCCTGGGACCTGGTGATGCCCCTCTTTTTGTTCATTGTGGGAACGGCCATGCCGTTTTCCTTTTCCAGGCGCATCGGTTCGGAGCCTGTGTGGAAGATTTACCTGAAAGTTGCCAGGCGGGTAGTGGTGCTTTTTTTGCTTGGCATGGTGGTGCAGGGAAATCTGCTGAGTTTTGAACCGTCCAAAATGTCCCTGTACTGCAATACGCTCCAGGCCATCGCCTCCGGCTACCTGATTGCGGCCATTTGCCTTCTTCATTTGTCCGTCCGGTGGCAGGTAGCGGTGACAGGGCTGTTGCTGGTTGTTTACTGGCTGGTGATTAAATTCGTTCCTTTTTCCGATCCCTCGGTGGGTTTCTGTGCGGCAGGAATGCTTGAGCCGGGGAGGAATCTGGCCCTGCTGCTGGATAAATACCTGATGGGGAACTGGCAGGATAAAACGAATTACGCGTGGATCCTGGCGCAGTTCGGTTTTGGCGCCATGACCATGCTCGGCCTGCTGGGCGGCCAGATGCTGAAACGGGTGCAGGGGCACGGGAAAAAGCTGGCGTGGCTGCTGGGCGCGGGCGCGGGCTGCCTGGCGCTGGGGTATGTCTGGAGCCTGGATTTCCCAATAATCAAGCGTTTGTTCACCAGTTCCATGGTATTGTGGGCGGCGGGATGGTGCTATTTGCTGCTGGCTCTGTTCTACCTGCTGACGGATGTGCTGAAATTGAATTGGCTGACATTCTTTTTCTCCGTAATCGGAAGCAATGCCATTTTCGTGTACATGTGGGTATCGTTGTGCCCCCCCACGGGCAATTTCTCCCGGGTGCTGTTTACCGGGTTTAGCGGGTGTTTCGGGGATGCGGACAGGTTTGTCTTTTATCTCTGCAATTACGCCCTGATCTGGGGCGTGCTGTATTACATGTACAAAAACCGGACCTTCATCAAGGTCTAG
- the atpC gene encoding ATP synthase F1 subunit epsilon has translation MSMEFKVITPDEVAVAATVEYVYLPGSLGEMGVLEHHTALITSLEPGELRYKPMDGPEESMVVGTGFVQVNDDQVLMVTDLALNSSQIDEGSVERAIQEAQEVLKTRSEMSREEQARFEANLTKQIMMLNFKRKHKSPGR, from the coding sequence ATGAGCATGGAGTTCAAAGTCATTACCCCGGATGAAGTGGCGGTTGCCGCTACTGTAGAGTACGTTTATCTGCCCGGCAGCCTCGGGGAGATGGGCGTGCTGGAACATCATACGGCCCTGATTACCTCCCTGGAACCGGGGGAACTCCGCTACAAGCCCATGGACGGCCCGGAGGAAAGCATGGTGGTGGGCACCGGCTTTGTGCAGGTCAATGACGACCAGGTTCTCATGGTAACCGACCTCGCGCTCAATTCCTCCCAGATTGATGAAGGCAGCGTGGAGCGGGCCATTCAGGAAGCGCAGGAGGTGCTCAAGACGCGTTCGGAAATGTCCCGCGAGGAACAGGCCCGCTTTGAAGCCAATCTGACCAAGCAGATCATGATGCTTAACTTTAAGCGCAAACACAAATCGCCGGGCCGATGA
- a CDS encoding GNAT family N-acetyltransferase, whose product MIKIGLVNVSDVDEAMRSRLRVWRNSDRVSPFFLLDQVTEEQHRTWLERNIRGEDARACVIYADRVPQGLVYLPWFDRNTRCGEIGIYLYDRAFRELRPASAAYAGMMELAAGELGLERLYARILEDNAASVRFHERMGFVRVPEKDEVRVKNGKRKRVLMYVKAL is encoded by the coding sequence ATGATTAAAATTGGACTGGTCAACGTGTCCGATGTGGATGAGGCCATGCGCAGCCGCCTGCGCGTGTGGCGCAATTCCGACAGGGTCAGCCCGTTTTTTTTGTTGGACCAGGTAACGGAGGAGCAGCACCGGACGTGGCTGGAAAGAAACATCCGCGGGGAGGATGCCCGCGCCTGCGTGATTTATGCGGACCGGGTTCCGCAGGGCCTGGTTTACCTGCCCTGGTTTGACCGGAACACGCGCTGCGGAGAGATAGGCATTTATCTTTACGACAGGGCGTTCAGGGAACTGCGCCCGGCCTCTGCCGCGTATGCCGGGATGATGGAGCTGGCCGCGGGGGAGCTGGGCCTGGAACGGCTGTATGCCCGGATTCTGGAAGACAATGCGGCTTCCGTGCGTTTTCATGAGCGCATGGGGTTTGTCCGTGTCCCGGAAAAGGACGAGGTGCGCGTGAAAAACGGGAAAAGGAAGCGCGTTCTGATGTATGTAAAAGCGTTATGA
- a CDS encoding glycosyltransferase family 2 protein codes for MTDPQIQLSIVATVYCTGGYLAEFCSRSFAAALEAGYDPSRTEVVLVNDGCPRDGLEQALKEREKDGRVRVVDLSRNFGHHLAMYVACEEARGERVFLIDSDLEESPEWLADFSREMDSTGADVVYGVQEKRKGGLFEAVSGELFYTLFNLLSDQQITRNMVTARLMSARFLREMLKFQDREPFFFGLCVSAGFRQVPCRVKKASSSPTTYTFRKKMALAVNSVVSYSARPLVYISYFGLAVTMIAMLYVAWVVVRQLLYNVAPTGWASSVASIWLVGGLILMSLGVIGIYISKIYKETKHRPAVVVARRYE; via the coding sequence ATGACTGATCCACAGATTCAATTGTCCATTGTGGCTACCGTGTATTGTACGGGCGGTTATCTGGCGGAGTTCTGTTCCCGCAGTTTCGCCGCTGCGCTTGAGGCGGGTTATGACCCCTCCCGCACGGAGGTGGTGCTGGTGAATGACGGCTGCCCCAGGGACGGGCTGGAACAGGCTTTGAAGGAGCGGGAGAAGGACGGCCGGGTGCGCGTGGTGGATTTATCCCGCAACTTCGGTCATCATCTGGCCATGTACGTGGCCTGCGAAGAAGCACGGGGTGAGCGCGTATTCTTGATTGACAGTGATTTGGAGGAATCTCCCGAATGGCTGGCTGATTTTTCCCGCGAGATGGATTCCACCGGGGCGGATGTGGTGTACGGGGTGCAGGAGAAGAGGAAGGGCGGCTTGTTTGAAGCCGTTTCCGGAGAATTGTTCTACACATTGTTTAATTTGCTTTCCGACCAGCAGATTACCAGGAATATGGTGACGGCGCGGCTGATGAGCGCGCGTTTCCTGCGGGAGATGCTGAAATTCCAGGATCGGGAGCCTTTTTTCTTTGGGCTGTGCGTTTCCGCCGGTTTCCGGCAGGTGCCGTGCAGGGTGAAGAAGGCGTCCTCTTCTCCAACTACCTACACTTTCCGCAAAAAAATGGCGTTGGCGGTGAATTCCGTGGTTTCCTACAGCGCCAGGCCGCTGGTGTATATTTCCTATTTTGGCCTGGCGGTCACCATGATCGCCATGCTGTATGTAGCCTGGGTGGTTGTGCGCCAGCTTCTGTATAATGTAGCCCCGACCGGCTGGGCCTCTTCCGTGGCCTCCATCTGGCTGGTCGGGGGCTTGATTCTGATGAGCCTGGGAGTTATCGGC
- a CDS encoding h+transporting two-sector ATPase C subunit, whose amino-acid sequence MIDPIAMTSLAELSGNVGFGLVTIGAGLGIGLIGSKAAEATGRNPGASSPIMVIAITLAALIEGVALISIFVK is encoded by the coding sequence ATGATCGATCCTATCGCAATGACCTCCCTGGCCGAATTGTCCGGCAACGTAGGTTTCGGCCTCGTCACCATCGGCGCCGGCCTCGGCATTGGCCTCATCGGCTCGAAAGCCGCGGAAGCCACCGGGCGCAACCCCGGAGCCTCCTCCCCCATTATGGTGATTGCCATCACGCTGGCGGCCCTGATTGAAGGCGTGGCCCTGATCTCCATCTTTGTGAAATAA
- a CDS encoding SprT-like domain-containing protein, with translation MLCFPRNMTMGNDQSGERDSFRNIETYARLKMDELGLADWQFGWDRAKRRLGVCRLLEKSITISIHFVRANLETPHEIRDTILHEIAHALAWTRHGERTHGPRWRQICREIGAVPRAAAKQDAVRVTTYKYILRLKTTGEVVGKYHRRPSFAKYLKRMALKDRPDTLGQLELAPYEE, from the coding sequence ATGCTATGCTTTCCCCGCAACATGACCATGGGGAACGACCAATCCGGCGAACGCGACAGCTTCCGGAATATTGAAACTTACGCCCGCCTGAAAATGGATGAACTTGGTCTGGCAGACTGGCAATTCGGCTGGGACCGGGCCAAAAGAAGGCTGGGCGTGTGCCGCCTGCTGGAAAAAAGCATTACGATTTCCATCCACTTCGTCCGCGCCAATCTGGAAACCCCTCACGAAATCCGTGACACGATTTTGCATGAGATCGCCCACGCCCTGGCGTGGACCCGCCATGGGGAACGCACCCACGGACCGCGATGGAGACAGATTTGCAGGGAAATAGGGGCCGTTCCGCGCGCCGCCGCCAAACAGGACGCCGTCCGCGTCACCACGTACAAATATATCCTGCGTCTGAAAACGACGGGCGAAGTCGTCGGCAAATACCACCGCCGCCCCTCTTTTGCCAAATACCTCAAGCGCATGGCCCTGAAAGACCGCCCCGATACGCTGGGACAGCTGGAACTGGCGCCTTATGAAGAATAA